The sequence ACAGGGTCCACCCCCGGCCAGGCGTTCGCCGCCGGGGTGGCGCCATATGTGAAACACTTAAAGGAGCTGTGAAATGGAATTCACCACCTACCTCATTTTCATCGTCGTTGGTGCCGCGGCCGGAGCGCTGTTTGCCACGACCATCAAGGACGGGCGATTCGGAATGGCGGGCAACGTCGTTGTCGGCATCATCGGCGGTTTCCTGGGAGGGTTCATCTTTCGCGTGGTGGCCCTGGCGGTCAGCGGCATTATTGGCTCGATCATCACGGCCGCCGCCGGCGCCATCGTCCTGCTCTTCCTGGTGGCGCGCATCAAGAAGTCCGACGACCAGGCGCCCGTGAAGAAGGACACGGCGCCATGAGCATGAAAGAAGCCTATCGACAGAAGATGGAGGCGGAGCTGGAGTGGGCGAAGGCCAAGCTGGCCGAGGCCAAGGACGAGTCGCGCAGCCTCGCCGCCGACGCACGCGTCACCTACGCCACACAAATCGCCGCCGCCGAGCAGAAGTTGGAGCAGATCCGGTCCAAGCTGCTCGACCTGGACGTGGCGGGAGACGACGCGTGGGGGCAGGTGAAGGAAGGGCTGGATCAAGCCTGGACGGGCTTGAGCGCCGCCATCCGCAACGTTGTCGCTTCGTTCAAGAAGTGACGGCGCCACCCCGCTGTCCCGGACCCGTCCACCAGCGGCAAGGGGCGGCAGACAAAGCTCTTGGACGACGGCCACAAGCGAGCAGGAGGCCATCTGGCGAACCCCAAACGAAGTCGTGCGAAGAAGGAAACCACCCCCCCCACGTCCGCCATCGCCGCCGCAGGAGCTGGCGGGGTGGGCGGGGAGGACGGGGTCGGCGATGGGCGGGAAGCGGATTGGGACGAGTCACCCATCTTCCCCGTCGTTGGCATCGGCGCATCCGCCGGGGGTCTGGCCGCCTTCGAGAGCTTTTTCTCCGGCATGCCCGTGGACCGCGAGCCCGGCATGGCCTTCGTCCTGGTTCAGCACTTGGCGCCGGACCATAAGAGCATCCTGACCGACCTCATCCGCCGCTACACGCGCATGCAGGTCTTCGAGGTCGTGGATGGCATGGTGGTCCAGCCCAACTGCGCCTACATCATCCCCCCCAACTGCGACATGGCCTTTCTCAACGGGACCCTTCAACTGATGGAGCCCTCCGCGCCCCGCGGCCAGCGCCTGACCATCGACTACTTCTTCCGCAGCCTGGCGCAGGACCAGCGGGAGCGGGCCATCTGCATCGTGCTGTCGGGAACGGGCAGCGACGGCACGGAAGGCGTGAAGGCCGTCAAGGGCGAGGGCGGCATGGCCATGGCGCAAAGCCCGGCCACCACCGAGTACGACGGCATGCCGCGCAGCGCCATCGCCACCGGCCTGGTGGATTTCGAACTGCCACCGGTCGAGATGCCGGCCCGGCTCATCCTCTATGCCGCCCAGACCTTTGGGCGGCGGCCCGCCGTGGGTGGACACCACACTCCCATCAGCGGGAATGCGGTGCAGAAGATCCTGCAGCTGTTGCGCCAGCGCCGCGGACACGATTTCTCCCAGTACAAGGCCAGCACCATCCACCGCCGCATCGAGCGACGGATGGCCGTCCAGCAAGTCGAGACGATCGATGGATACGTCCACCACCTGAACCAGACGCCGGCGGAGCTGGACGCCCTGCACCGCGATCTGCTCATCGGCGTGACAAGCTTCTTCCGCGATCCGGAGGCCTTCCGCGCCCTGGAGGAGCAGGCCCTGCCCGGCCTCCTCGCCGGCAAGCCCGCCGGAACAACGATCCGGGTCTGGACGCCCGGGTGTTCCACCGGGGAGGAGGCCTATTCATTGGCCATGCTGTTCGCCGAGCACTTGACGGCCGGGAAGCACAATCTCAGGGTGCAAATCTTCGCCACCGACATCGACAGCCAGGCCATCGCCACCGCCCGCAACGGCCTCTACCCGGCCAGCATCGCCGCCGACCTCTCGCCCGAGCGACTGGGACGCTTCTTCTCGCCGGGGGCGGAAGGCGGCGCCTATCGCATCAACAAACACATCCGCGACATGCTGATCTTCTCCGAGCAGAATGTGACCAGGGACCCGCCCTTCTCGCGCCTGGACCTCATCAGCTGCCGGAACTTGCTCATCTACATGGGGGCGGAGCTGCAGAAGAAAGTCGTCGCCCTCTTCCACTACGCCCTGAACCCGGAGGGCGTCCTCTTCCTGGGCACGTCGGAATCCGTGGGGGACAACGCGGCGCTCTTCGCCACGCTGGATCGCAAGGCCAAACTCTTCCGGCGCCTGGGAGATCGGCGCGGCGCGCCCCGCCCCGCCCCGGGCGAGGCCCAGGCGGCGACGGCGACGCGGGGCGGCATGAATCCACTGGAAGGGCACCACAAGGTGGAAGAGCGCAGGACCTCACTGCGGGAACTGACCCAGAAGGCGCTGCTGCAACAGGTGGCGCCCGCCGGGGCCCTGATCAACGAACAGGGGGACATCCTCTACCTGCACGGCCGCACCGGCCAGTTCCTGGAATTGGCCGCGGGCGAATCAGGCCCCAACAACATCCTCAAGATGGCGCGGGACGGCTTGCGCAGCGAACTGTCCGCCACCCTGCAACAAGCCGTGGCGAGCCAGGCGGTCGTGCGCAGTCCGGGCTTGCGGGTGAGGACCAACGGCCATCTGATCACGGTCAATCTCACCGTTCGTCCCGTGACGGCCAGCCGCGCCGCGAGCAGGACTCCGCTCTTCCTGGTCGTGCTGGAGGAGCTTGCCCCCGGCGACAGCGACCGGACGGGCGTGGCGTCGTCCGCCAAACAGGGTGGAGCGACGGATCCCAGCCGGCAGCCCGACGAGGAATCGAGCATCGAAGCGCTTCGGATCGAACTGCAGGCGAAGGAGGAGTACCTCCAGGCGACCACCGTGGAGCTGGAGACCGCCAACGAGGAGCTGCGCTCCGCCAACGAGGAACTGCAGTCGGTGAACGAGGAGCTGCAATCCACCAACGAGGAGCTGGAGACCTCCAAAGAAGAGCTGCAGTCGGTGAACGAGGAGCTGACCACCATCAACTCCGAGCTGCAGACCAAGGTGGCCGACCTCACTCGCGCCAACAATGATCTGAACAACCTGCTGGCCGGCACCGGCATCGCCACCGTCTTCGTCGACCTGGAGCTGCGCATCACGCGCTTCACGCCCACCGCCACCCGCATCATCAAGCTGATCAGTGGCGACGTGGGTCGCCCGCTGGGGGACATCGTCTCCAACCTGACCCGCTATGACCGCATCATGGCCGATGTGCGCCAGGTGCTGGACAGCCTGGTGCCGGTGGAGGTGGAGGTGGAGGCGCAATCCGGCGCGTGGTTCCTGCTGCGCATCCTGCCCTACCGCACGCTTGAGAACGTGATCGAAGGCGCGGTGATCACCTTCGTCGATGTCACCGACATGAAGCGGGCCGAAGAGGCGGCGCAGGAGAGCGAGTCCCACTTCCGCATGTTGGCCGAATCCCTGCCCCACCCGTGCTGGACCTGCCGCCCCGACGGCCGAAGCGATTACCTCAGCCCGCAGTGGGTGGATTACTGCGGCGTGCCCGCGGCCCGCCAGACCGATTACAGCTGGCTGGACCAGATCCACCCGGAGGACCGCCTCGCCCTGCTCGCCTCGTGGAATGCCGCGGCCCAGGCCGGCGGATCCTTCGAGATCGAGTTGCGCATCCGCCAGGCCACGGGCGGTTACCACAGGTTCAGCACCCGCGTGACGGCCCTCCATGACGGATCGGGCCGCCTCGTGAGGTGGTTCGGCCTGCACCTCGACAAGGACACGCATGATCGACGGCACCCGACCCCGGACACATTGGGCGCCGACCCAGAAACAGCGGTCAAGAAAGGACGGGAGACATGACCACCGAAGACCGGTCCGAACTGGCGGCCGATCTGCGCCGGCAAGCCGAGGCGATCATGAAGATGCGGGCGGAACTGCCGGATGTCGCCCCACCCGGATTCCGCCCGAAGGATACGTCCATGGGAGGCGTGGCCATCGACGAGACCCTGCACGAGCTGTGCGCGTGCACCAGATCGAGTTGGAGTTGCAGAACGAGGAGCTGAGGCGCGTGCAGGCGGAACTGGAGGCCTCCCGGGCGAACTACTTCGACCTCTTCGATCAGGCGCCGGTGGGCTACTGCACCCTCTCCGAGCCGGGGCAGATCCTGGGGGCCAACCAGGCGGTGGCCAGCCTCGTGGGCATGGAGAAGGAGGACCTGGCCGGCTGGCCGATCACCCGCTTCATCCTGCCGGAGGATCAGGACATCTACTACTTGATGCGCCGGCGCTTGCTCACGGCTGGTTTGCCTCAATCCTGCGTCCTGCGCATGCTGCGCGCGGACGAGATCCCCTTCTGGGTCTCCCTCGAGGAGTCGGCCGTGGAGGATGTCGACGGCGCCCTGGTCTCGCGCCTCGTGATCAGCGACATCAGCGAGCTGAGGCGCGGCGAGGAGGAGCGGGCGTGCCTGGAGCAGCGCATCGCCGAAGCCCGGAAACTGGAGTCGGTGGGCCGGCTGGCCGGCGGCGTGGCGCACTACATCAACAACATGATGAGCGCGATCATCGGCTACTCGGGCCTGGCGCTCTCCATCCTGTCGTCCGATGATCCGGTCTACAAGGATGTCAGCGAATCGCTGACGGCGGCGCAGAAGTCCGCGGACATGGTGCGCCAGCTGCTGGCCTTCGCCCAGCGGCAGACAGTGGCGCCCAAGGTGTTGGATCTCAACGGGACGGTGGCGGGGATGGTGAAGGATCTTGCCCTGGCGGCCGGCAAGGACATCCAACTCGAGTGGCGGCCGGCAGCGGAGCTGTGGCCGGTCAAGGTGGACCCCGTGCAGTTCGACCAGATCCTGCGCACCCTGTGCGACCATGCCCGGGACACCCTCGGTGGCAGGGGCAGGATTGCGCTCGAGACGGGAACCCTCGTTCTCGACAAGGCCCAGTGCGCCCATCTGGGCGGCCTGGAGCCCGGAGAGTATGTGCGCCTGTGTGTCAGCGACGACGGCCCCGGCCTGGACGCGGAGGCCCTGCACCAGGTCTTCGAGCCCTTCTTCGCGACCAAGGGCGCCGCCCCCGACAGCGGACTGGGCCTGGCCATGGTCTACGGCGCGATCCGGCAAAACAACGGCTTCATCGACGTGAAAAGCAAAGCGGGCGAAGGCACGAGTTTCACCATCTATCTGCCCCGGCATTTGCCAGAGGCCTGACGCGCCATCCGGCACCGGTTCTTGCTGTCAACCCTATCTTCCCGCTTGACAGAAGGAACCCCGTAGCAATGGATGGCACGATGAAACGCAAGGTCTCCACCCCCGCCACGCCTGTCCAGCGCCTGCTGCTGCCCTTTCAGCAGTTCCTCCGGCAGGAGGCCTCCGGCGGATTGCTGCTGCTGGCCTGCACCGTGCTCGCCCTGGCCTGGGCCAACTCGCCCTTCGCCTCCTCCTACACCGCGCTCTGGCAGACGCACGTCACGGTGGGGCTGGGCGGCTTCATCCTGGACAAGCCGCTGCTGCTCTGGATCAACGACGGCCTGATGGCCGTCTTCTTCTTCGTCGTGGGGCTGGAGATCAAGCGCGAGGTGCTGGGCGGGGAGCTGGCCTCGCTCAAGCAGGCCGCCCTGCCCCTGGTGGCGGCGGTGGGCGGCATGGTGGTGCCCGCCCTCTGTTACGTCGCCTTCAACCTGGACGGGCCGGGCGCGGCGGGCTGGGGCATCCCCATGGCCACCGACATCGCCTTCGCCCTGGGCGTGCTGGCCCTGCTGGGGAAGCGGGCGCCCCTCTCCCTCAAGATCTTCCTCACGGCGCTGGCCATCGTGGACGACATCGGCGCCGTGCTGGTCATCGCCCTCTTCTACACGGCGGAGCTCTCCTGGCTCAGCCTGGCCGTGGGCACCGGCTTCCTGGCCGCCCTCATCGCCGTCAACCGCCTGGGCGTGCGTCATCCGCTGGTCTATCTGGCGCTGGGCCTGGGCCTGTGGACGGCCTTCCTCAAGTCCGGCGTCCACGCCACGGTGGCGGGCGTGCTGCTGGCCATGACCATTCCCTCGCGGGCCGGGCTGGGCGGCCGTCAATTCTCCACCGCGGGGCGCGAGCTTATGTCCGAGTTCGACCAGGGGGCCGGTCCTGGTCCAGGCCTGAGCGACCGCCAGCAGGCCGCCGTGCAGGCGCTGGAGGCGGCGTCGCAGCAGGCGGAGTCGCCCCTGCAGAGACTGGAGCACACCCTCCATCCCTGGGTGGCCTTCGCCATCATGCCCGTCTTCGCCCTGGCCAACGCCGGAGTGGGGCTGGGGCGGGAGATGGCCACCGCCGTGGTCCATCCCATCAGCCTGGGCATCCTGGCCGGCCTGGTCCTGGGAAAGCAACTGGGCATCCTGGGCTTTGTCTGGGTGGCGGTGAAAACCCGGCTGGTGGAGCTGCCCGCCGGCATCGGCTGGCGCCAGATCCATGGCGTGGGCTGTCTGGCCGGAATCGGCTTCACCATGTCACTCTTCATCGCGGGCCTGGCCTTCGCCGAGGAGCAGTTCCTGACGGTGGCCAAGATGGGCATCCTGGCCGCCTCGCTGGTGTCGGGCGTGGTGGGCTGGCTCCTTCTGCGCGGCGCCTCCTCCGCCCGGGGGTCGTGACCCGGCGGCGGGGGCGGAGAGGAAAGGCCCGGGTCCGGCCTCCACAACCCGCGGACCGGTGGAAGGAAAAGACGATGAATCCGTCCGCGAGGCGACGCGAGACCGGGGGTGACCGCATCTAATCGCGGGTCGGGACCGGTTTTGTGCTGAGCTGTGGCTTCGGCAGTTCGCGGGACGCTCCGAAGGGTCTTGTGGTACCGCCCGATTACCCACCCCACCTCAGCTTGCTGGCCGAGGACCTTGTGTTCATGGCGCGGGGAGATCCCGGCGTGGACGAGTCCTTCGAGCAGGCGATCGGCGTGCGCACGAATTTCGCCGCCATCGGCGTGGGGGAGGGCACGACCCACGTCGTCGCTCTTTCGCTGAAAGGCGCACAGCGGGAGAAGGAGGTGTTCTTCACGCTCTCCCTCGTCCGCCACATCATCAACCAGAGACTTCAGCAAAGACGCTGGTCCGGCATCATCGACGCGGCCCGGATCCAGCAGGAAGGCATCCTGCCCACCGCGCCACCCGATTTCGGGGACTATGAAATCGCCTCCGCCTTCCGCGCCGCCGCCGTCGTCTCCGGGGACCTCTTCGACTACCTGCCGGTCTCGCCCTGCTGCCTGGGCCTGGCCATCGCCGACGCCTGTGGCCACGGGCTGCCGGCCGCCCTGCTGGCGCGGGACGTCATCACCTCGCTGCGCACGGCAGCGGGT is a genomic window of bacterium containing:
- a CDS encoding GlsB/YeaQ/YmgE family stress response membrane protein, producing MEFTTYLIFIVVGAAAGALFATTIKDGRFGMAGNVVVGIIGGFLGGFIFRVVALAVSGIIGSIITAAAGAIVLLFLVARIKKSDDQAPVKKDTAP
- a CDS encoding chemotaxis protein CheB, with the translated sequence MGGEDGVGDGREADWDESPIFPVVGIGASAGGLAAFESFFSGMPVDREPGMAFVLVQHLAPDHKSILTDLIRRYTRMQVFEVVDGMVVQPNCAYIIPPNCDMAFLNGTLQLMEPSAPRGQRLTIDYFFRSLAQDQRERAICIVLSGTGSDGTEGVKAVKGEGGMAMAQSPATTEYDGMPRSAIATGLVDFELPPVEMPARLILYAAQTFGRRPAVGGHHTPISGNAVQKILQLLRQRRGHDFSQYKASTIHRRIERRMAVQQVETIDGYVHHLNQTPAELDALHRDLLIGVTSFFRDPEAFRALEEQALPGLLAGKPAGTTIRVWTPGCSTGEEAYSLAMLFAEHLTAGKHNLRVQIFATDIDSQAIATARNGLYPASIAADLSPERLGRFFSPGAEGGAYRINKHIRDMLIFSEQNVTRDPPFSRLDLISCRNLLIYMGAELQKKVVALFHYALNPEGVLFLGTSESVGDNAALFATLDRKAKLFRRLGDRRGAPRPAPGEAQAATATRGGMNPLEGHHKVEERRTSLRELTQKALLQQVAPAGALINEQGDILYLHGRTGQFLELAAGESGPNNILKMARDGLRSELSATLQQAVASQAVVRSPGLRVRTNGHLITVNLTVRPVTASRAASRTPLFLVVLEELAPGDSDRTGVASSAKQGGATDPSRQPDEESSIEALRIELQAKEEYLQATTVELETANEELRSANEELQSVNEELQSTNEELETSKEELQSVNEELTTINSELQTKVADLTRANNDLNNLLAGTGIATVFVDLELRITRFTPTATRIIKLISGDVGRPLGDIVSNLTRYDRIMADVRQVLDSLVPVEVEVEAQSGAWFLLRILPYRTLENVIEGAVITFVDVTDMKRAEEAAQESESHFRMLAESLPHPCWTCRPDGRSDYLSPQWVDYCGVPAARQTDYSWLDQIHPEDRLALLASWNAAAQAGGSFEIELRIRQATGGYHRFSTRVTALHDGSGRLVRWFGLHLDKDTHDRRHPTPDTLGADPETAVKKGRET
- a CDS encoding ATP-binding protein — its product is MHQIELELQNEELRRVQAELEASRANYFDLFDQAPVGYCTLSEPGQILGANQAVASLVGMEKEDLAGWPITRFILPEDQDIYYLMRRRLLTAGLPQSCVLRMLRADEIPFWVSLEESAVEDVDGALVSRLVISDISELRRGEEERACLEQRIAEARKLESVGRLAGGVAHYINNMMSAIIGYSGLALSILSSDDPVYKDVSESLTAAQKSADMVRQLLAFAQRQTVAPKVLDLNGTVAGMVKDLALAAGKDIQLEWRPAAELWPVKVDPVQFDQILRTLCDHARDTLGGRGRIALETGTLVLDKAQCAHLGGLEPGEYVRLCVSDDGPGLDAEALHQVFEPFFATKGAAPDSGLGLAMVYGAIRQNNGFIDVKSKAGEGTSFTIYLPRHLPEA
- the nhaA gene encoding Na+/H+ antiporter NhaA; the encoded protein is MKRKVSTPATPVQRLLLPFQQFLRQEASGGLLLLACTVLALAWANSPFASSYTALWQTHVTVGLGGFILDKPLLLWINDGLMAVFFFVVGLEIKREVLGGELASLKQAALPLVAAVGGMVVPALCYVAFNLDGPGAAGWGIPMATDIAFALGVLALLGKRAPLSLKIFLTALAIVDDIGAVLVIALFYTAELSWLSLAVGTGFLAALIAVNRLGVRHPLVYLALGLGLWTAFLKSGVHATVAGVLLAMTIPSRAGLGGRQFSTAGRELMSEFDQGAGPGPGLSDRQQAAVQALEAASQQAESPLQRLEHTLHPWVAFAIMPVFALANAGVGLGREMATAVVHPISLGILAGLVLGKQLGILGFVWVAVKTRLVELPAGIGWRQIHGVGCLAGIGFTMSLFIAGLAFAEEQFLTVAKMGILAASLVSGVVGWLLLRGASSARGS
- a CDS encoding PP2C family protein-serine/threonine phosphatase, which gives rise to MVPPDYPPHLSLLAEDLVFMARGDPGVDESFEQAIGVRTNFAAIGVGEGTTHVVALSLKGAQREKEVFFTLSLVRHIINQRLQQRRWSGIIDAARIQQEGILPTAPPDFGDYEIASAFRAAAVVSGDLFDYLPVSPCCLGLAIADACGHGLPAALLARDVITSLRTAAGLGLSVEAIVEGVNAVIQHTALSGTFVSLFYGQLSLDGRLDFCNAGHEFPLLLGRGGLRKLDAGGAVIGLLPAARYESGSVVLEPGDMLLLYSDGISERMNAEGEVLGSERIEDLAARLLGMPAREVAVRVMAEADLFAAGVPAPDDMTVVVVRRPEARGASSVRGS